The Allocatelliglobosispora scoriae genome contains a region encoding:
- a CDS encoding MarR family winged helix-turn-helix transcriptional regulator: MTSRREELLGRLHVAGREISAAAVMFHTALADLKGMSATEEKAVDLIDRFGPLTARQLAERSGLAPASVTGLIDRLERKGFARRVPNPDDGRSVLVELVAGRTAELAPLFDDWVRELHELTERYTDDELAAIVDFLGESATRQRRATERLTAP; this comes from the coding sequence GTGACATCGAGGCGGGAAGAGCTGCTGGGACGGCTGCACGTCGCGGGGCGCGAGATCAGTGCCGCTGCGGTGATGTTCCACACCGCCCTCGCGGACCTGAAGGGGATGAGTGCCACCGAGGAGAAGGCGGTCGACCTCATCGACCGCTTCGGCCCGCTCACCGCGCGGCAGCTCGCCGAGCGTTCCGGGCTCGCGCCCGCCTCGGTCACCGGCCTGATCGACCGGCTCGAGCGCAAGGGATTCGCCCGGCGGGTCCCCAACCCCGACGACGGCCGCAGCGTGCTGGTCGAGCTCGTCGCCGGGCGCACGGCCGAGCTCGCCCCGCTCTTCGACGATTGGGTACGCGAACTCCACGAGCTCACCGAGCGCTACACCGATGACGAGCTGGCGGCGATCGTCGACTTCCTCGGCGAGTCCGCCACCCGCCAGCGCCGGGCCACCGAACGCCTCACCGCCCCGTAG